A single region of the Triticum dicoccoides isolate Atlit2015 ecotype Zavitan chromosome 2B, WEW_v2.0, whole genome shotgun sequence genome encodes:
- the LOC119368122 gene encoding uncharacterized protein LOC119368122 encodes MEAAMDPQTEEKNELVEEQDKEEERETGDDMEAAAHTEEMEKEAMDLQNEEQNKLVEDQCQEDAGGVPDLETAPTSFDDEDDDTEEIEEEREIGDAPDMEIETSN; translated from the exons ATGGAAGCGGCCATGGATCCTCAGACCGAGGAGAAAAACGAGCTAGTTGAGGAGCAGGACAAGGAAGAGGAACGTGAGACAG GTGATGATATGGAAGCTGCTGCACACACTGAAGAAATGGAAAAGGAGGCCAtggatcttcagaacgaagagcaaAACAAGCTGGTTGAGGACCAGTGTCAGGAAGATGCAGGTGGTGTGCCTGATTTGGAAACTGCACCGACTTCCTTTGACGACGAAGATGATGATACTGAAGAAATAGAAGAGGAACGTGAGATAGGTGATGCCCCTGATATGGAAATTGAAACTTCAAATTGA
- the LOC119368124 gene encoding uncharacterized protein LOC119368124, producing the protein MPYMEESAQPKPADPSEPELSSDPPKGAGTNADGWCRGRRRKRRRSLAATAPLMGIDLLDLANGASGDEAITRIVKKVIPLDDPDNPTKASKKAATAAAKDAANASKDDQPPQHHKHQQYPQEGIYYQREGNFGGGWGRGQGYYGGGGGGIGGR; encoded by the exons ATGCCGTACATGGAGGAGTCCGCACAGCCCAAACCCGCTGACCCCTCAGAACCGGAACTCTCCTCGGACCCACCCAAGGGCGCGGGGACGAACGCGGACGGTTGGTGCCGAGGTCGCCGCCGGAAGAGGCGGAGATCCCTAGCCGCCACCGCGCCGTTGATGGGGATCGACCTGCTCGACCTGGCGAACGGCGCCTCAGGCGACGAGGCCATCACCCGCATCGTCAAGAAGGTCATCCCGCTCGACGATCCCGACAATCCCACCAAGGCCTCCAAGAaggccgccaccgccgctgcaAAGGACGCTGCCAACGCTTCCAAGGACGACCAGCCGCCCCAGCACCACAAGCACCAGCAGTACCCCCAAG AGGGTATTTATTACCAAAGGGAGGGAAACTTTGGTGGAGGCTGGGGCAGAGGCCAAGGCtactatggtggtggtggtggtggcatagGAGGCCGTTGA